The Hymenobacter sp. GOD-10R genome includes a window with the following:
- the rpsD gene encoding 30S ribosomal protein S4: MARYTGPKTKIARRFAEPIFGPSKALNKKNYPPGQHGRGRRKKQSEYAIQLMEKQKVKYLYGMLEKQFENLFHKAATMPGITGENLLSLLESRLDNTIYRLGIAPTRRAARQLVLHKHITVNGEVVNIASYKLRPGDLVGVREKSKSLEAIATSLSARNSRAFSWLEWDGKEMVGKFLNAPARDLIPEKIQEQLIVELYSK, encoded by the coding sequence ATGGCACGTTATACTGGTCCAAAAACCAAGATTGCCCGTCGCTTCGCAGAGCCGATCTTCGGCCCAAGCAAGGCACTCAATAAAAAGAATTATCCTCCGGGCCAGCATGGCCGTGGTCGCCGCAAGAAACAGTCCGAATATGCAATCCAGTTGATGGAGAAGCAGAAGGTTAAATATTTGTACGGCATGTTGGAAAAGCAGTTTGAGAACCTCTTCCACAAAGCTGCTACAATGCCTGGTATCACAGGTGAGAACTTGTTGTCCTTGCTAGAGTCTCGCCTCGATAACACGATTTACCGTCTAGGTATTGCTCCAACTCGTCGTGCTGCTCGTCAATTGGTGTTGCACAAGCACATCACAGTAAACGGCGAAGTAGTAAACATTGCTTCCTACAAACTACGTCCTGGTGATTTGGTAGGTGTTCGGGAGAAATCGAAGTCACTAGAAGCTATTGCTACTAGCCTGAGTGCTCGGAATTCGCGCGCATTCTCTTGGCTAGAATGGGATGGCAAGGAGATGGTAGGCAAGTTCCTCAATGCTCCTGCCCGCGATCTGATCCCTGAGAAAATTCAGGAGCAGTTGATCGTCGAGCTTTACTCGAAGTAA
- a CDS encoding DNA-directed RNA polymerase subunit alpha yields the protein MSILAFQMPEKVVMEKSDDFYGTFEFKPLEKGYGVTIGNALRRILLSSLEGYAITSVRTPSVLHEFMTIEGVIEDMSEIILNLKQVRFKKASDAIEDKITVRIKGQDTFTGGDINKFTNGFQVLNPDLVICHVDPSVELEFEFTIQKGRGYVPAEENKPSDQVFGQIAIDAIFTPIKNVKYSIENTRVEQKTDYERLLVEIQTDGSIHPEDALKGAANILIQHFMLFSDNTMTFETAKAEEEETVDEETLHMRKVLKTPLADMDLSVRAYNCLKAADIKTLGDLVQLDMSDMMKFRNFGKKSLTELENLVEEKGLTFGMDLSKFRLDED from the coding sequence ATGTCAATCTTAGCTTTTCAAATGCCGGAGAAGGTTGTGATGGAGAAATCCGACGACTTCTACGGAACGTTTGAATTCAAACCGCTAGAGAAAGGCTACGGCGTCACGATCGGCAACGCATTACGCCGCATCCTGCTGTCGTCGCTGGAGGGCTACGCTATTACGTCGGTTCGCACCCCTAGCGTACTGCACGAGTTCATGACTATCGAAGGAGTGATTGAGGATATGTCCGAAATCATTCTGAACCTAAAGCAAGTTCGCTTCAAAAAGGCGAGTGACGCTATTGAAGATAAAATCACGGTTCGTATCAAGGGTCAGGACACGTTCACGGGTGGCGATATAAACAAATTTACCAACGGCTTTCAGGTTTTGAACCCCGATCTGGTGATTTGCCACGTTGACCCAAGCGTTGAGCTAGAGTTTGAATTTACTATTCAGAAAGGACGTGGTTACGTACCTGCTGAAGAGAATAAGCCTTCTGACCAAGTATTTGGGCAGATTGCGATTGATGCCATTTTCACGCCTATCAAAAACGTGAAGTATAGCATCGAAAATACTCGTGTGGAGCAGAAAACTGACTACGAGCGTCTGTTGGTCGAAATCCAGACGGATGGTTCGATCCACCCAGAAGATGCCCTAAAAGGTGCTGCTAACATTCTGATTCAACACTTCATGTTGTTCTCAGATAACACGATGACTTTTGAAACAGCAAAAGCTGAAGAAGAAGAAACTGTTGATGAAGAAACGCTGCACATGCGTAAAGTCTTGAAAACGCCATTGGCGGATATGGACTTGTCAGTACGTGCTTATAACTGCTTGAAGGCAGCTGATATCAAAACCCTCGGTGACTTGGTACAGCTGGATATGAGCGACATGATGAAGTTCCGCAACTTTGGTAAGAAATCTCTTACTGAGTTGGAGAACCTAGTAGAAGAAAAAGGTCTGACTTTTGGTATGGACCTGAGCAAGTTCCGTCTCGACGAGGACTAG
- the rplQ gene encoding 50S ribosomal protein L17, giving the protein MRHGKTINHLGRTAAHRNAMLSNMASSLILHKRLTTTVAKAKALRKFVEPLLTKSKSDTTHSRRTIFATLQNKDSIKELFDTVAVKIANRPGGYTRILKLSDNRLGDNAEMCVIELVDYNETLLEAKTAGEAKNTTRRSRRGGKKATDATTTTGEAVAPAAVVETSAPEDTPTATVEEGQTRDEAKAADEEAAS; this is encoded by the coding sequence ATGAGACACGGTAAAACCATCAACCACCTAGGTCGCACGGCTGCGCACCGCAATGCTATGTTGTCTAACATGGCATCTTCTCTAATTCTGCACAAGCGTCTGACGACCACAGTAGCCAAAGCAAAGGCTCTCCGCAAGTTTGTAGAGCCTCTGTTGACAAAGTCAAAGAGCGATACTACGCACTCGCGTCGTACCATCTTCGCTACGCTGCAGAACAAAGATTCGATCAAAGAATTATTTGACACAGTAGCTGTTAAAATCGCAAATCGTCCAGGTGGCTACACCCGCATCTTGAAACTCAGCGACAACCGTTTGGGTGATAATGCTGAGATGTGCGTCATTGAGCTAGTTGATTACAACGAAACTCTGTTGGAAGCCAAAACAGCTGGTGAAGCTAAAAATACTACTCGTCGTTCGCGCCGTGGTGGTAAGAAAGCAACTGATGCAACTACTACTACCGGCGAAGCTGTTGCTCCTGCTGCAGTAGTAGAAACTAGCGCTCCTGAAGATACCCCAACTGCTACCGTAGAGGAAGGTCAGACGCGGGATGAGGCTAAAGCTGCTGACGAAGAAGCCGCTTCTTAA
- the eno gene encoding phosphopyruvate hydratase, which yields MSIISAIHARQIFDSRGNPTVEVDVTTETGVVGRAAVPSGASTGKHEAVELRDDDKSKYMGKGVLKAVENVNSKIAEELIGFSVYEQALLDKIMLELDGTPNKGNLGANAILGVSLAAARAAAQDAGMPLYRYVGGVGATTLPVPMMNILNGGSHADNSIDFQEFMIMPVGASSFSEALRWGTEIFHHLKNVLKKQGFSTNVGDEGGFAPNIKSNEDAIKIVLQAIETAGYKPGDDVMIAMDAATSEFYEDGHYHFKKSTGDKLTSAEMVAYWTDWTKKYPIISIEDGMDEDDWSGWKQLTESIGSTTQLVGDDLFVTNVNRLQRGIDEKIANAILIKVNQIGTLTETIDAVNLGRRNGYKSIMSHRSGETEDNTIADLAVALNTGQIKTGSASRSDRMAKYNQLLRIEEELGEIAYFPGKKM from the coding sequence ATGAGCATTATCTCAGCCATTCACGCCCGCCAAATTTTTGATTCGCGTGGTAATCCGACCGTTGAAGTGGACGTAACCACCGAAACCGGAGTGGTAGGCAGGGCAGCTGTGCCATCAGGCGCTTCTACAGGCAAGCACGAAGCTGTAGAACTCCGCGACGATGATAAGTCCAAGTACATGGGCAAGGGCGTGCTGAAAGCCGTCGAAAACGTAAATAGCAAGATTGCTGAAGAGCTGATTGGCTTCTCTGTGTACGAACAGGCACTGCTCGACAAGATTATGCTAGAGCTAGATGGGACCCCTAACAAAGGTAACCTAGGTGCTAACGCTATTCTTGGTGTCTCGCTGGCTGCCGCTCGCGCAGCCGCTCAAGATGCTGGTATGCCATTGTACCGCTACGTAGGTGGTGTAGGAGCTACTACGCTGCCTGTGCCAATGATGAACATTCTGAACGGTGGCAGCCACGCAGACAACTCCATCGACTTTCAGGAGTTCATGATTATGCCCGTAGGAGCTAGCTCTTTCTCGGAAGCTTTGCGTTGGGGTACGGAGATCTTCCACCATCTCAAGAACGTGCTGAAGAAGCAAGGCTTTAGCACCAACGTAGGAGATGAAGGTGGCTTTGCCCCTAACATCAAGTCGAACGAAGACGCTATCAAGATTGTGTTGCAAGCCATTGAAACGGCGGGCTACAAGCCAGGCGACGATGTGATGATTGCTATGGATGCTGCTACTTCGGAGTTCTACGAAGATGGTCACTACCATTTCAAGAAGAGCACCGGTGATAAGCTGACTTCGGCAGAAATGGTTGCTTACTGGACTGATTGGACGAAGAAGTATCCGATCATCAGCATTGAAGATGGTATGGACGAGGATGACTGGAGCGGCTGGAAACAACTCACAGAGAGTATCGGCTCAACAACTCAGCTCGTAGGTGACGACTTGTTCGTGACGAACGTGAACCGTTTGCAGCGCGGTATCGACGAGAAGATTGCCAACGCTATCTTGATCAAGGTAAACCAGATTGGTACCCTGACTGAGACAATCGATGCGGTAAACCTAGGTCGTCGTAACGGGTATAAGAGCATTATGTCGCACCGCTCAGGTGAGACTGAAGACAACACCATTGCGGACTTGGCAGTAGCGTTGAACACAGGTCAAATCAAAACAGGTTCGGCTTCGCGCTCTGACCGGATGGCTAAGTACAACCAGTTGCTGCGCATTGAAGAGGAGCTAGGTGAAATCGCCTACTTCCCTGGTAAGAAAATGTAG
- a CDS encoding FtsB family cell division protein, translated as MEINSMFQRVPRFFRSFYFVTGLGFLVWMFMFDANDLVKQYEMYSKWRELQTERDYYLKNIESVKKDRAELLSSPELLEKFAREKYIMKRPGEDVFVLVPQEEK; from the coding sequence ATGGAAATCAACTCTATGTTCCAGCGGGTACCACGCTTTTTTCGCAGCTTCTACTTCGTGACGGGGTTGGGCTTCCTCGTCTGGATGTTCATGTTCGATGCGAATGATCTCGTGAAGCAGTACGAGATGTACTCTAAATGGCGGGAGCTCCAGACGGAGCGTGATTATTACCTGAAAAATATTGAGTCGGTGAAGAAGGATCGGGCCGAGTTGTTGAGCAGCCCAGAGCTGTTGGAAAAGTTTGCGCGGGAGAAGTACATCATGAAGCGGCCCGGCGAAGATGTTTTCGTGCTCGTGCCACAGGAAGAAAAGTAA
- the hscA gene encoding Fe-S protein assembly chaperone HscA — translation MAKVAINLSTGSIQQEEIIVGIDLGTTNSLVAYIHPENRQPIAINDQGRGTIVPSVVHFPADDAEPIVGNEAKDYLLTDPQNTIYSVKRLLGKSYRDVGEHAGHFGYKIIDDNSEGLVKIRVGDRFYSPIDLSAEILRELRARAEHALKTPVNRAVITVPAYFNDSQRQATRDAGRLAGLEVLRIVNEPTAAALAYGIGLSPEEEKTVAVYDLGGGTFDISILRIQQGIFEVLSTNGDTYLGGDDLDRAIIDHWTFDYQLTTVLHDNSSAQQELRLLAEQAKKHLSQHDEFEAQFAGVRLPLTKVKFNSLIQPLVQRTIDSCRQALADAKLGPKDLDAVLLVGGSTRVPLVYDTVSEFFQQPANNSLNPDEVVALGAAIQADILAGNRRDVLLLDVTPLTLGIETLGGLMDPIIPRNSKIPTKAGRQYTTSVDGQVNLKISVYQGERDLVKENRKLAEFDLRGIPAMPAGLPKVDVNFILNADGILKVEAIELRSNTRQAVEIKPQYGLTDDQVEQMLMDSLTHAREDVAARMVIEARTVAEQMIYQVERFITKNAEHLTQEEITQTTAQTQTLKDSLATNDKDTILKAVDELEALTSPFAERVMNISIKQAMTGKKIE, via the coding sequence ATGGCCAAAGTCGCAATCAACCTCTCAACCGGGAGCATACAACAAGAAGAAATTATTGTCGGGATTGACCTAGGCACCACGAATAGCTTGGTCGCCTACATCCATCCTGAAAACCGGCAGCCTATTGCCATCAACGACCAAGGCCGCGGTACCATCGTGCCTTCCGTTGTGCACTTTCCTGCCGACGATGCAGAACCAATCGTTGGCAACGAGGCCAAGGACTATCTACTTACCGATCCGCAGAACACAATCTATTCGGTGAAGCGCTTGCTCGGCAAATCCTACCGTGACGTAGGCGAGCACGCCGGGCATTTTGGATACAAGATCATCGACGACAACTCGGAGGGCTTGGTCAAGATCCGGGTGGGCGACCGATTCTACTCTCCTATCGACTTGTCGGCAGAGATTCTGCGGGAGCTGCGCGCCCGCGCCGAACACGCCCTCAAGACGCCCGTCAACCGGGCTGTTATCACAGTGCCGGCGTACTTCAATGACTCTCAGCGCCAAGCCACGCGCGATGCAGGCCGGTTAGCTGGGTTAGAAGTGCTACGTATCGTGAATGAGCCGACAGCAGCGGCGCTGGCTTACGGTATCGGCCTCTCACCGGAAGAGGAGAAAACCGTGGCTGTATACGACCTAGGTGGCGGCACTTTTGATATTAGCATTCTCCGCATTCAGCAGGGCATCTTCGAGGTACTAAGCACCAACGGCGACACCTACCTAGGGGGCGACGACCTCGACCGCGCTATTATCGATCATTGGACGTTCGACTATCAACTAACAACGGTGTTGCACGATAACTCCTCTGCCCAGCAGGAGTTGCGCCTGTTGGCCGAGCAAGCCAAGAAGCACCTAAGCCAGCATGATGAATTTGAGGCGCAATTTGCTGGTGTCCGCTTGCCGCTCACCAAAGTCAAGTTCAATAGCCTTATTCAGCCGCTCGTACAGCGCACAATTGATTCGTGTCGCCAGGCGCTAGCTGATGCTAAGCTAGGTCCGAAAGATCTCGATGCCGTACTACTCGTTGGCGGTTCGACTCGCGTGCCGCTGGTGTATGATACCGTATCGGAATTTTTCCAACAACCCGCCAACAATTCGCTCAACCCCGATGAAGTAGTAGCACTTGGCGCGGCTATTCAAGCCGACATCTTAGCCGGCAACCGGCGCGACGTGCTGCTGCTTGACGTAACGCCTCTGACCCTAGGGATTGAGACCTTGGGCGGCTTGATGGACCCCATCATTCCGCGCAACTCCAAGATTCCAACCAAAGCAGGTCGGCAGTACACAACGTCGGTTGATGGACAGGTGAATCTAAAAATCTCTGTATACCAGGGCGAGCGGGACTTAGTGAAGGAAAACCGTAAACTGGCGGAATTCGACTTACGCGGTATTCCAGCTATGCCTGCTGGTTTGCCGAAGGTCGACGTCAACTTCATCCTGAATGCCGATGGTATTCTGAAGGTAGAAGCCATTGAGTTACGCTCCAACACGCGCCAAGCCGTCGAGATCAAGCCTCAATACGGCCTTACTGACGACCAAGTGGAGCAAATGCTTATGGATTCGCTCACGCATGCCCGCGAGGACGTAGCGGCCCGTATGGTCATCGAAGCCCGCACCGTAGCCGAGCAGATGATCTACCAGGTAGAACGCTTTATCACCAAAAACGCTGAGCATCTCACCCAGGAGGAAATCACGCAAACAACTGCACAAACGCAGACCTTGAAGGACTCTTTAGCAACCAACGACAAGGATACCATCCTCAAAGCTGTGGATGAGCTAGAAGCCCTCACAAGTCCCTTCGCCGAGCGCGTGATGAATATCTCCATCAAGCAAGCTATGACGGGGAAGAAGATTGAGTAA
- a CDS encoding murein L,D-transpeptidase catalytic domain family protein — protein MEKPNVVRRQRVKRRARRMMRRVLPFVASLFMATPLASSINKSVAGGVRTEARAVSAKQMQVAFYEQNLQNLYHDLNVEQQGLHYDVFEKAMTGYLNLKQDNKLGDKQLLTVVDFSLPSTEKRLWVLNLATKQVLFHTLVAHGHNSGENVATNFSNENESNMSSLGFYVTDSEYMGKHGRSLKLNGLDLGYNDNALMRSVVMHGADYVSEDFIRQNGRLGRSLGCPALPMDQYAQIIDTVNGGTCLFINGQSPTYSSHYLNTEVAMNAYLGGTQSI, from the coding sequence ATGGAAAAGCCAAATGTAGTGCGTCGTCAGCGTGTTAAGCGTCGTGCTCGTCGGATGATGCGTCGCGTGTTACCGTTCGTTGCTTCTTTGTTTATGGCGACCCCTTTGGCTTCGTCCATCAACAAATCAGTAGCAGGCGGAGTGCGTACCGAAGCGCGTGCCGTTTCTGCAAAGCAGATGCAGGTTGCTTTTTACGAGCAGAACCTCCAGAACTTGTATCATGACTTGAACGTGGAACAGCAAGGGCTGCACTACGACGTATTTGAGAAAGCCATGACTGGCTACCTCAATTTGAAGCAAGACAATAAGCTAGGTGATAAGCAACTGCTAACTGTAGTAGATTTCAGCTTGCCTTCCACTGAAAAGCGCTTGTGGGTATTGAACCTAGCTACTAAGCAGGTTCTGTTTCATACTCTAGTGGCACATGGTCACAACTCGGGCGAAAACGTAGCGACAAACTTCTCTAACGAGAACGAATCGAACATGAGTAGCTTAGGCTTCTATGTGACCGATAGCGAGTACATGGGTAAGCACGGTCGTTCCCTCAAGCTAAACGGCCTGGACCTAGGTTACAACGACAATGCCTTGATGCGCTCTGTCGTGATGCACGGCGCCGACTACGTGAGCGAAGATTTTATTCGTCAGAATGGTCGACTAGGTCGTAGCCTTGGCTGCCCTGCCTTGCCAATGGACCAGTACGCACAAATCATTGACACCGTAAACGGCGGTACTTGCTTGTTTATCAACGGGCAGAGCCCAACGTATTCTTCACACTATCTGAATACGGAAGTAGCAATGAATGCCTATCTAGGTGGCACCCAATCGATCTAA
- a CDS encoding Ldh family oxidoreductase, whose protein sequence is MTFPYNQLFTFTESVFKSIGCPDDDATLATESLLAADLRGIDSHGVARLIGYVRLWEAGRINPTPRVGVVYETPSTAVIDGDGGLGLVVAPKAMNVALEKARVAGTGWVSVKNSNHFGIAGYHAMKALAHDMIGMAMTNASPLVAPTYSLDRLLGTNPIAVAVPAGEQPDFVADFATTTAANGKLEILQRKQLPAPDGWIQDKHGQGSTNPNELKEGGALLPLGGETGSHKGYCLGSIVDIFSAVLSGANYGPWVPPFVAFLQPPADPVGQGIGHFFGAMRIDAFRPAAEFKAHMDNWITTFRNARAVEGKQVLIPGDPEREISAQRLLDGIPLLDPVVKDLETVGQKFGLTL, encoded by the coding sequence GTGACTTTTCCTTATAATCAGCTTTTCACCTTCACTGAGTCCGTCTTCAAAAGTATCGGTTGCCCCGATGATGATGCTACCCTAGCTACCGAGTCGCTACTAGCAGCTGATTTGCGCGGTATCGACTCGCACGGGGTGGCGCGCCTGATCGGCTACGTACGCCTCTGGGAAGCGGGCCGCATCAACCCCACGCCACGCGTGGGCGTGGTGTACGAAACGCCGAGCACCGCGGTAATAGATGGCGACGGTGGCCTAGGCTTAGTGGTGGCCCCGAAGGCGATGAACGTAGCGTTGGAAAAAGCGCGCGTAGCAGGCACCGGCTGGGTCTCGGTCAAGAACTCTAATCACTTCGGTATTGCCGGATATCATGCTATGAAGGCGTTGGCGCACGACATGATCGGTATGGCCATGACGAATGCTAGCCCGCTCGTAGCACCTACGTATTCGCTCGACCGGCTGCTCGGTACCAACCCCATCGCCGTGGCCGTGCCCGCTGGCGAGCAGCCCGACTTCGTAGCGGACTTTGCTACCACCACTGCCGCCAATGGCAAGCTCGAAATTTTGCAGCGCAAACAATTGCCTGCACCTGATGGCTGGATTCAAGACAAGCACGGCCAAGGCTCGACGAACCCCAATGAGCTGAAAGAAGGTGGCGCGTTGCTTCCACTCGGCGGCGAAACCGGTTCGCATAAAGGCTACTGCCTAGGTAGCATCGTGGATATTTTCTCGGCGGTACTTTCGGGGGCTAATTATGGACCGTGGGTGCCACCCTTCGTAGCATTCCTCCAACCACCTGCTGATCCAGTAGGCCAAGGGATCGGCCATTTCTTCGGCGCTATGCGTATCGATGCTTTCCGACCAGCGGCGGAGTTCAAGGCGCACATGGATAACTGGATTACCACGTTCCGCAACGCACGCGCAGTGGAAGGCAAGCAGGTACTCATTCCCGGCGACCCAGAGCGCGAAATATCGGCGCAGCGGCTGCTCGACGGTATTCCGCTGCTGGACCCAGTAGTGAAGGACTTAGAAACCGTTGGCCAAAAATTCGGCCTCACGCTCTAA
- a CDS encoding phosphatase, translated as MTIPKHQRLALIDMGTNTFHLLIVELPEVRHAEPTILLQTKVGVRLGEGGISKGEIAPAPYARALHTLTAFQEEIELHQATEVRATATSAVRSARNGAELVQDIFEQTGIKVDVIPGDREAELICEGVRQAVDLGQQPHLLMDIGGGSVEFIIANNATIFWKQSFEIGAQRLLDLFMHHDPITPEEVRAEQAYLASTLAPLTSAVQHYQPVDLVGASGSFDTLGDLQAARVGVNRSEYALPPETEIGSDSFYESYNQLLTLDRAGRLALPGMTSLRADMIVVACVLVDFVLKTYGFTRVRSSAYALKEGLLAEMLKR; from the coding sequence ATGACTATCCCCAAACACCAACGTCTGGCGCTCATCGACATGGGCACAAATACCTTCCACCTGCTGATTGTGGAGTTACCTGAGGTGCGACATGCCGAGCCGACAATCTTGCTCCAGACAAAGGTGGGCGTACGTTTGGGTGAAGGTGGCATCAGTAAAGGGGAAATTGCGCCGGCACCTTATGCCCGGGCACTTCACACGCTCACAGCATTTCAGGAGGAAATTGAGCTGCACCAAGCCACGGAAGTTCGCGCTACTGCTACCAGTGCTGTGCGCAGTGCCCGCAATGGCGCCGAACTAGTACAAGACATATTTGAGCAAACCGGGATTAAAGTCGACGTAATTCCCGGCGACCGAGAGGCAGAACTGATTTGCGAGGGAGTACGGCAAGCTGTGGACCTAGGTCAGCAGCCACACTTGCTGATGGATATCGGCGGCGGTAGTGTGGAGTTCATCATTGCCAACAATGCGACGATCTTCTGGAAGCAAAGCTTTGAAATCGGCGCGCAACGGTTGCTGGATCTGTTTATGCACCACGACCCTATTACGCCCGAAGAAGTGCGCGCCGAGCAAGCCTACCTAGCTTCAACGCTAGCTCCTTTGACCTCGGCCGTGCAGCACTATCAGCCAGTAGACTTGGTGGGGGCTTCCGGTAGCTTCGATACGTTAGGTGATTTGCAAGCTGCCCGCGTCGGTGTAAACCGCTCAGAGTATGCCTTACCGCCCGAAACAGAAATCGGATCTGATAGCTTCTATGAAAGCTACAACCAACTGCTTACCCTCGATCGGGCGGGCCGCTTGGCCCTTCCCGGCATGACATCGCTACGCGCCGACATGATTGTAGTCGCCTGCGTGCTGGTTGACTTCGTGCTCAAGACCTATGGCTTCACGCGGGTTCGGTCTTCCGCTTACGCGCTGAAAGAAGGCTTGCTTGCCGAAATGCTAAAGCGCTAA
- a CDS encoding class I SAM-dependent methyltransferase, whose product MYSFLTTGTWPDYELIDAGNFEKLERFGQYVLARPEPQAIWDPHLPASEWQRANATFRREKGSTERGQWQLKPGMPEQWVINYNQGDLRLRFRLGLSAFKHVGLFPEQDPNWRFIFEQTKKRQAAVPRVLNLFAYTGAATLAARAAGADVTHLDSVKQVNFWARDNMEASNLDGVRWLVEDAMKYVRREVKRGSKYQGLILDPPAYGRGPNGEKWQLEDELNELLKLCHQLLDPTDHFFVINLYSLGFSALILDNLINNIFPPISGVRELGEIYLHDQAQRKLPLGTFCRFSS is encoded by the coding sequence ATGTATTCCTTCCTGACCACCGGCACCTGGCCCGATTATGAATTGATCGACGCCGGCAATTTTGAAAAACTAGAGCGCTTTGGCCAGTACGTGCTAGCTCGCCCTGAGCCTCAAGCCATCTGGGACCCGCACCTGCCCGCTAGCGAGTGGCAGCGCGCCAATGCCACTTTCCGGCGGGAAAAAGGCAGCACCGAACGCGGCCAATGGCAGCTCAAACCTGGCATGCCCGAGCAGTGGGTCATCAACTATAATCAGGGCGACTTGCGCCTACGCTTCCGACTAGGGCTATCGGCGTTCAAGCACGTAGGGCTGTTTCCGGAGCAAGATCCCAATTGGCGCTTTATTTTCGAGCAAACAAAAAAGCGCCAAGCCGCCGTGCCACGGGTACTGAACCTGTTTGCCTACACGGGCGCGGCGACCCTAGCGGCCCGTGCCGCTGGTGCCGACGTGACGCACCTCGACTCGGTGAAGCAAGTAAACTTCTGGGCCCGCGACAACATGGAAGCGTCTAACCTCGATGGGGTGCGCTGGCTCGTCGAGGATGCCATGAAGTACGTGCGCCGCGAAGTGAAGCGGGGCAGCAAATACCAGGGCCTCATTCTCGACCCACCCGCTTACGGCCGTGGCCCAAACGGCGAGAAGTGGCAGCTGGAAGATGAGTTGAACGAGTTGCTAAAGCTCTGCCACCAGCTCCTGGACCCCACAGATCATTTTTTCGTCATCAACTTATACTCGCTGGGCTTCTCAGCGCTTATTCTAGATAACCTCATCAACAACATCTTCCCTCCCATCAGCGGCGTGCGTGAACTCGGGGAGATTTACCTACACGACCAAGCACAGCGTAAGTTGCCGCTCGGGACTTTTTGCCGGTTCAGCAGTTGA
- a CDS encoding DinB family protein, translated as MTEIERLLDQFRRAYNGDSWAGPSLTATLHGITAAQATAHPLAGAHSIWEIVLHLETWIRTVYRRVEQNKLIGPTDAENWPNVPAVADDAAWQQAQARLGQAHEQLLARLGHLRDNDLNRELAPAPDYSAGTPGSYYVLLHGLVQHHLYHTGQIALLRKAFA; from the coding sequence ATGACCGAAATAGAACGTCTGCTCGATCAATTCCGCCGCGCCTATAACGGTGACTCGTGGGCGGGGCCCTCGCTCACTGCTACGCTGCACGGCATTACGGCCGCACAAGCTACGGCGCACCCGCTCGCAGGGGCACATAGCATCTGGGAAATCGTGCTACACCTGGAAACGTGGATACGAACTGTTTATCGGCGGGTTGAGCAGAACAAACTCATCGGACCAACGGATGCTGAGAACTGGCCCAACGTGCCCGCAGTAGCTGATGACGCGGCGTGGCAGCAAGCGCAGGCCAGACTCGGGCAAGCCCACGAGCAACTGCTGGCGCGGCTCGGCCACTTGCGCGATAATGATCTGAACCGGGAGCTAGCGCCCGCGCCAGACTATTCGGCTGGTACGCCAGGCTCCTATTATGTGCTGCTGCATGGGCTCGTGCAACATCATCTCTATCATACTGGACAAATTGCGCTCCTGCGAAAAGCATTTGCCTGA